GGGACGTTTTCGCTGAGGTCCTTGCCGGTGGCCGAGAAGCGCAACTCGGAGTTGGCGATGCGGCCCTTGGTGTAGACGATCAGGCCCTTGGTAATGAAATGGTCGACCACTTCCACTGCCGATTGCAGCACACCGCCGGGGTTGTTGCGCAGGTCCAGCACGATACCGTTGAGCTTCTTGCCGTTGTCCTTGCGCAGCTTGGCCAGGGCCTTGGCCACTTCGTCGCCGGTCTTGACCTGGAACTGGGTGATGCGGATATAGCCGTAGCCCGACTCCAGCAACTGGCTCTTTACGCTCTTGACCACGATGGTGGCGCGGGTCAGCGTCACGTCAAACGGGCTGCCGCCGTCGCGTACCAGGGTCAGGGTGATTTTCTGGCCAACCTTGCCGCGCATCTTGTCGACGGCTTCGGTCATGGTCTGGCCGCGGGTCGGCTGGCCATTGATCTTGACGATCAGGTCGCCAGCCTGGATACCGGCCTTGGACGCCGGGGTGTCGTCGATGGGCGACACCACCTTGATGATGCCGTCTTCGGCACCGACTTCGATGCCCAGGCCGCCAAATTCGCCGCTGGTGCTTTCCTGCAGCTCGGCGAAATCTTCCGGGCCCAGGTAGGCAGAGTGCGGGTCGAGGTTGCTGAGCATGCCTTTGATGGCATTTTCCAGCAGGGTCTTGTCGTCCACGGGTTCGACATAGGCTGCCTTGATCCGGTCCATGACCTCGGCAAAGGTGCGCAATTCGTCCAGCGGTAGCGGCGCCTTGGTGGTCGCGGCCGTGGCTGACGGGGCGGTCTGGTCGGCGAATGCCATAGGCGCGCCGATCACCAGGGCGATCGTCAGGGCCAGCGAAGTGAGGCGGGACAAATGCAGCATGTCGAACGAACTCCTAATGTAGATGCGGCCCTATCCTTGGGCGCGACACCATTGTGCAGGGTCGCTTGGGCGGCCCTGCTGACGAATAGCGA
The Pseudomonas hygromyciniae genome window above contains:
- a CDS encoding S41 family peptidase; the protein is MLHLSRLTSLALTIALVIGAPMAFADQTAPSATAATTKAPLPLDELRTFAEVMDRIKAAYVEPVDDKTLLENAIKGMLSNLDPHSAYLGPEDFAELQESTSGEFGGLGIEVGAEDGIIKVVSPIDDTPASKAGIQAGDLIVKINGQPTRGQTMTEAVDKMRGKVGQKITLTLVRDGGSPFDVTLTRATIVVKSVKSQLLESGYGYIRITQFQVKTGDEVAKALAKLRKDNGKKLNGIVLDLRNNPGGVLQSAVEVVDHFITKGLIVYTKGRIANSELRFSATGKDLSENVPLAVLINGGSASASEIVAGALQDQKRGVLMGTTSFGKGSVQTVLPLNNERALKITTALYYTPNGRSIQAQGIVPDIEVRRAKITNESDTEYFKEADLQGHLGNGNGGADQPTGSGPKAKPMPQDDDYQLAQALSLLKGLSITRSR